One Streptomyces lincolnensis genomic region harbors:
- a CDS encoding DEDDh family exonuclease yields the protein MLEDRMPAASSATDWPAAYPQGYAVVDVETTGLARDDRIISAGVYRLDARGEVEDHWYTLVNPQRDPGPVWIHGLTSHVLRDAPLFKDIAEEFSARLEDRVLVAHNAVFDWQMIAREYARAEREAPVRQRLCTIALSKELGLPLPNHKLETLAAHFGVVQQRAHHALDDARVLAEAFRPSLLAAAASGVRLPLHECRPLTEWTDRAAPLIGQQASGGYGNYRPSSWRPARSRPACPYPNPGRYEVGKPLKQGMRVAFSGDTSVERDLLEDRAVEAGLHVATSLSRLTSLLVTNDPDSGTSKVVKARQYGTPVVDEAAFGQLLADVEPASEG from the coding sequence ATGCTCGAAGACCGCATGCCCGCAGCCTCCTCCGCCACAGACTGGCCGGCCGCGTATCCCCAGGGATACGCGGTCGTTGACGTGGAGACCACCGGCCTGGCCCGCGACGACCGGATCATCTCCGCGGGCGTCTACCGCCTGGACGCGCGCGGCGAGGTCGAGGACCACTGGTACACGCTCGTCAACCCGCAGCGCGACCCGGGCCCGGTGTGGATCCACGGTCTGACGAGCCACGTCCTGCGGGACGCCCCCCTCTTCAAGGACATCGCCGAGGAGTTCTCCGCCCGTCTGGAGGACCGCGTGCTCGTCGCGCACAACGCGGTCTTCGACTGGCAGATGATCGCCCGCGAGTACGCGCGCGCGGAGCGTGAGGCGCCGGTCCGGCAGCGACTGTGCACCATCGCGCTGTCCAAGGAGCTGGGCCTGCCCCTGCCCAACCACAAGCTGGAGACCCTGGCGGCGCACTTCGGCGTCGTCCAGCAGCGGGCCCACCACGCGCTGGACGACGCGCGCGTGCTGGCGGAGGCCTTCCGGCCGAGCCTGCTGGCCGCGGCCGCGAGCGGGGTCCGGCTGCCGCTGCACGAGTGCCGGCCGCTCACCGAGTGGACGGACCGGGCGGCCCCCCTCATCGGACAGCAGGCGAGCGGCGGCTACGGCAACTACCGGCCGAGCAGTTGGCGGCCCGCCCGCAGCAGGCCCGCCTGCCCCTACCCCAACCCGGGCCGCTACGAAGTGGGCAAACCGCTCAAGCAGGGCATGCGGGTGGCGTTCTCCGGGGACACCTCGGTCGAGCGCGACCTGCTGGAGGACCGCGCGGTCGAGGCCGGGCTGCATGTCGCCACCTCGCTCTCCCGGCTGACCAGCCTGCTCGTCACCAACGACCCGGACTCGGGCACGTCCAAGGTGGTCAAGGCCCGGCAGTACGGCACACCGGTGGTGGACGAGGCGGCCTTCGGACAGCTCCTCGCGGATGTGGAACCGGCGTCGGAGGGATGA